ATAAGTTGAGAAAAAGCATTGAGACCAACTTCTCAAAGTTAGTTGCGATGTTTTCTAAGCATATTCACGCTGTAAGCAAGAAAGGGCTGAGTGTTGAGCTCTTACTCTTCACAATCGCTTATAATCTTAAAGTGTTAGATGAAGTTAATTCAATTAAATAAATATTTAAATTTGTGATGGGAATTACGGTGAATATATCTTAAATTCCACAATTTCACCTATTCAAACTCTATCTTTTTAAATCCACCAAATTCCTCTGCCATCTCCTTATAAACTGGCTTTCCTACCAAGAAAGTATAAATCCCATCTGCCTTTTCTTCTGGATTTATATCGGCAAATCTCTCTGGATAGAGAACCTTTCCAATGTAGTAAGCATCTGCTAACGCTGTTCCTATATTTGTTGTATAGAAGTTGTAAGGTAAAATTCCACAAACTTCTCCATTTTTAAATGCTTTCAATGAATTGTAGAACTCTTTATTTTTTGCATAGTCATTTTTAATCTCGCCCAATATTGCTTCATCAATGAATATAACATCTGGATTCCACATTAAGAGTTTTTCTTTATTTATTACTACCGGATTATTGCCATCTAACTCATCAGCAACGTTCTTTGTATTAACAGCCATGAATGGTGGATATTTTGGACATGTGCTTAATATTCCTCCCTTATGCCTAACACCTCCAACATATACTGTTGGTTTATTCTCATCTGAGATATCCTGTGTTCTTTCATTTAAATCCTTTTGACAATCTTTTATAAATTTAACAACTTCTTCTGCTCTCTTCTCTTTATTTAAAATCTTCCCCATAATCTTTAATGATTTAAACAACTTCTCGTTGCTAAATGTTGCCTAAACCCCACAACAACACATATTCTCCATATTATCCCTCATAATAATCACATCATGATAGCCTATATCCTCTTTTCAGATGTTAGATAGTTTCCTTCGATTTCTAAAATCGATTTATCTCTTCGCTTGCGGAGCAAGCGAGCAGTGAAATACTTAGTATTTCACCCAATCGATGTTTTCGCCTTGTGATAACAGGCGAGTTACGAAAAACCGTAGGTTTTTCGTTTGATTCTTCTATCTTCGTCTCTTTATATACAACTATCTCTTACGACCGTCCCGATATCTACATGGGATAAAAATCTACAATTTTGGTGAATATATCCGTGTATTTTTTGCTAAGTGGTTTTATCGTAGTATAAATCGAAATAATATTTTATTATTATGATTCTAACCTGTGCGAACTTATAGTTGTTTTAAAATAAGACATAATATGATAACTGCAACCTTCATATTTATTAATCCAAGGTTTTTTTGAGTTCTTCCTTAATCTCCTCAACTGTAGGAACTTTCCCCTCAAAGACAATCTCATCATCAAATGCAACTCCAGGAGCGACAAATATCCATTCAGAAATCTCATTTATATCTGTAACCTTTACTATCTCCGCATCTATGCCAAGTTCTTCAACTGCCTTTTTAACATTCTCATAAGTTTGATTGCATTTTGGACATCCAGTTCCAAACACTCTTATTATCATCTTATCACCCAAAAGAAGTTTTACCAACCAATATTTAAAACTTTCGATATATCGATTAATTTCAATATTTTTAAGAAACATTTAAATGTTTAAATGTTATATATTTGAATATGTAGAACAATATTGAATAAACTTTATATAATTTGCCACATAAGTGTATTTTATCTAAAAAATATAGTTGTTTGCGAAATTTATTGAAATTTGCTTAATACTCTAATTTTTAAATGGTTGCAATCAATTATAAATTTTGAAAATAAGATAAATAACTCTATGAATTTATTAGAGAGTATTTTCCAATTTCTAACGCAAACAACCATAGTTTCAATGAGGGATATTATGAAAATAGCAATACCAACAGAGAGTGGAAAAATTTCTCCGCACTTTGGAAGATGTGAGAAATTTGTTATTGTAGAAATTGAAGATGGTAAAATAAAAAATAAAGAAATAGTAGAAAACCCTGCTAGTGGAGGAATGCACGGAGTAGGGACAACTGCAGCATCCATTATTGGGAATTACAATGTAAATGCTTTAATAACACAAAATATAGGGCCAAAGGTATACAATGTGTTTAAGCAGTTGGGCATTGAGGTTTATAAATGCAACACAACATCAATTGATGAGTGCGTTAAATTATTCTTAGAGGGAAAATTAGAGAAATTTGAGTGAAAGCATGATAGTGGCTATAACTGGTGGAAAGGGAGGAACTGGGAAATCTACTTTATCAAGTAATCTATTTTTTTATTTTATGGAAAATTATTCAACTGCATTAGTTGATTGTGATGTTGAGACACCAAATTTGGAGTATTTGGTTAGTGAGGATTTAAAATTTGCAAAGGAGGTTTTCATTGAAATTCCTGACGTAAAAGAAGGAGTAAGTTATAACTACAACAATGTTTGTAAGGAAGGGGCATTGCTAAAAATAAATGATAAACTCATATTTATTGAGGAGTTGTGTAGTGGATGTAAGGCATGCGGCATAAATTCCAACATAACATTTAAGAAAAAATCCATTGGAAAAATTTACGAAAAGAAATTTAATGGCAGTTATTTAATCGTTGGAAAATCAAACATTGGGATAACTAAAACAAGTAAAATTGTAATTGAAACAAAGAAATACGCCCTATCAAAAAACTGCGAGATTAATATTATAGACACTGCCGCTGGAACTCACTGCAATGTTATAAGGGCATTAATCAATTCAGATAAGGTTCTTGTAGTTACAGAACCAACACCATTTGGGATTTCAGATGCAAAAAGGATAATAAAGATTGTTGAAAAGTTAAAAATTCCATACAAGGTTGTTTTAAATAGATATGGAATCAGTGATTTAAACGTTGAGTATGACTTCAAAATTCCTTATGATAAAAGAGTTGTTGAAACCTATTGCAAAGGAGAGAGTTTTTTGAAGTATAATGATTTGAGAAAAAATATTGAAGAGATAGGTAATTGGATTATTTGGGGATAAGATGAAAATTGCAGTTATTTCAGGAAAGGGGGGAGTTGGAAAATCATCAATTTCCACATCCTTAGCAAAACTTTTCTCAAAAGAGTTAAAAATAGTTGCGTTGGATTGTGATGTCGATGCACCAAATTTCAATCTAATGTTTGATGTTAAAGATAAGAGGTTAATAGAAGTTATTCATCGTGACTTATATAAAATAAATGAAAATTGTGCCTTTTGTGGAAAATGCCAAGATATTTGTCAATTTGATGCGATTGAGGGATACAAAATAAATCCAATACTATGTGAGGGATGCGGAAGTTGTGAATTAATATGTGAATATAATGCAATCGAACCAATTAAGGTTGAGAGTGGCTATATTTATGAAGGAAATGCTGGTTTCCCATTGATATGGGGAGAGTTAGAACCTGGAGAAAGTGGAAGTGGAAAAATCGTAGAGTACATAAAGAGACATGCTAAAAAATATAACTCTGAATTGGAAATTATCGATGGTCCTCCTGGTGTTGGATGTCCTCTAATTTCAACAGTTAAAGATATTGATTTGGCATTGTGCATAGTGGAGCCAACAAAATCAAGTGTTAATGATTGTTTAAGATTGATAGAGACATTAAGCTTCTTTAATGTTGAATATTTAATTGTTGAAAACAAAAAAGGAATAAATAATATAGATTACCCATTTAAAATATTCCATTCAATCCCATTTGATTTTGAAGTACCAAAATTGATTGCAAATAAAATTTTACTTTGCGATAGTGATAGTAAGGCATCAAAGGCGGTAAAGGAGTTATATGGAAAATTAAAAGAGTTTATTTAACTGACAATGTGATTACGATATTCCTTTCTTTATTAGTTCTTTACTACACACTCTTTAATCACATCATGATAGCCCATATCCTCTTTTCAGATGTTAGATAGTTTCCTTCGATTTCTAAAATCGATTTGTCTCTTCGCTTGCGGAGAAGCGAGCAGTGAAATACTTAGTATTTCACCCAATCGATGTTTTCGCCTTGTGATAACAGGCGAGTTACGAAAAACCGTAGGTTTTTCGTTTGATTCTTCTATCTTCGTCTCTTTATATACAACTATCTCTTACGACCGTCCCGATATCTACATGGGATAAAAATCTACGATTTTGATGAATATATCTGTGTATTTTTTGCTAAGTGGTTTTATAGTAGTGTAAATTGAAATAATATTTTATTATTATGATTCTAACCTGTGCGAACTTGGATAATCCCTCTGAACAGTTAAATCTTAAACTATTTATAGAATTAGTGAGTATATTATTAAGTGCTGTTAGCATGGCGGTTTTACCGTTTTTTAATAAGTTATTTAAGTACTACCTATTTCTATTTTTTGGTCTTAATTTTAATAGTGTTAAATCACACTATCAGTTATAACACTTAACGGAATTGAGATTTGGATTTTAACTGCTCCCCAACAATCTCATCAACTCTTTTCAAAAATTCATCCAAATGTATTTTTGGTAACGATGCCCCAGATGCAACATCATGTCCCCCACCCTCTCCACCAAATTCCTTTGCAACTTCCATAACCTTTCCAAGGTTCAATCCCCTATCAATAAGTTCCTTATTTCCCCTTGATGAAATCTTCACTTTTTCCCCCTCTTCATGATAACCTAAAACAGGTCTATCCTTAACAAGAATCGATGCCACTATACCAACCATTCCTTTTTTGCCTTTGAAGTATTCGATATTTTTCATCTTCTTTGGTTTTACATTTTTTAGTTCTTCTATAAGTTCCCTCTTATATTTTAAATAGGTTTCTTTTGCAATCTTTATGCATTCATCGTCCTCCAATGCCACACCAATACCAACGCTTGTCAGTCCCTTCCTTCCACACGCATTTAACAACTCAGATAAATAATAGGCATCGTTGACTTTATGCTTTATTGTATATCTATCAACAATAAAATCTTCTGGTTTTCTATAGAAAATTAATGCATTTGTTAATTTCTGCTTTTCTTCATGGGTTAATTCTTTTTTGTTTGGATCTATCTTTAAGTTTTTCAAGAATTTTAGACATTCTTCTTTGTTACTCAACTCCCTTATGTATGGGTTTGTAGAGTAGGTTATTGCCTCCCAAATTGGTATGTCATAGCAGTGGTATATTAA
The DNA window shown above is from Methanotorris formicicus Mc-S-70 and carries:
- a CDS encoding NifB/NifX family molybdenum-iron cluster-binding protein produces the protein MKIAIPTESGKISPHFGRCEKFVIVEIEDGKIKNKEIVENPASGGMHGVGTTAASIIGNYNVNALITQNIGPKVYNVFKQLGIEVYKCNTTSIDECVKLFLEGKLEKFE
- a CDS encoding MTH895/ArsE family thioredoxin-like protein, giving the protein MIIRVFGTGCPKCNQTYENVKKAVEELGIDAEIVKVTDINEISEWIFVAPGVAFDDEIVFEGKVPTVEEIKEELKKTLD
- a CDS encoding nucleotide-binding protein; amino-acid sequence: MIVAITGGKGGTGKSTLSSNLFFYFMENYSTALVDCDVETPNLEYLVSEDLKFAKEVFIEIPDVKEGVSYNYNNVCKEGALLKINDKLIFIEELCSGCKACGINSNITFKKKSIGKIYEKKFNGSYLIVGKSNIGITKTSKIVIETKKYALSKNCEINIIDTAAGTHCNVIRALINSDKVLVVTEPTPFGISDAKRIIKIVEKLKIPYKVVLNRYGISDLNVEYDFKIPYDKRVVETYCKGESFLKYNDLRKNIEEIGNWIIWG
- a CDS encoding nucleotide-binding protein — translated: MKIAVISGKGGVGKSSISTSLAKLFSKELKIVALDCDVDAPNFNLMFDVKDKRLIEVIHRDLYKINENCAFCGKCQDICQFDAIEGYKINPILCEGCGSCELICEYNAIEPIKVESGYIYEGNAGFPLIWGELEPGESGSGKIVEYIKRHAKKYNSELEIIDGPPGVGCPLISTVKDIDLALCIVEPTKSSVNDCLRLIETLSFFNVEYLIVENKKGINNIDYPFKIFHSIPFDFEVPKLIANKILLCDSDSKASKAVKELYGKLKEFI
- a CDS encoding single-stranded-DNA-specific exonuclease RecJ, which produces MEKVVKVGEVAKKIKEKIENYDGLIRVITHYDPDGLTSGAIMVKTLLRINKKFHLTIVEHLSKEIIDELVKEKQYNDALFIFCDMGSGQIEHLIENKFNAIILDHHQPKVKEVEVDGILQLNPHIFGIDGAREVSASGICYMVARVFGFYDLSVLAITGAIGDMQHKPFIGLNKFILNEGREYRYLSIIKDLIYHCYDIPIWEAITYSTNPYIRELSNKEECLKFLKNLKIDPNKKELTHEEKQKLTNALIFYRKPEDFIVDRYTIKHKVNDAYYLSELLNACGRKGLTSVGIGVALEDDECIKIAKETYLKYKRELIEELKNVKPKKMKNIEYFKGKKGMVGIVASILVKDRPVLGYHEEGEKVKISSRGNKELIDRGLNLGKVMEVAKEFGGEGGGHDVASGASLPKIHLDEFLKRVDEIVGEQLKSKSQFR